The Priestia koreensis genomic interval TATGTGAAAGGAATTTTTTCAGCTTATGTTATTACTTAAAAGTTTCATTTTAGGTTTTTCGGTTTCCGCTCCTGTGGGACCGATCGGATTATTATGTATTCAACGAACGCTTTCCCGAGGAAAAACGGCTGGTTTTTTAACAGGTCTTGGGGCATCTACAGCAAACGTGTTATATGCCAGCGTAGCAGCCTTCGGTTTTTCGGTTATTTCTGCTTTCCTTCTGGAACAAGAATTTTACTTAAAACTGCTCGGAGCTATTTTTCTATTTTACCTTGGAATTAAAACATTTTTGAAAAAACCGGCGGATCATGCAGCGAATCTGCAAGGCGAACGTTTACTTACGATGTATTTATCGACGTTTCTATTAATGATTACCAATCCGACTACGATCTTAAACTTCGTCGCGATGTTTGCTGGTTTGGGGTTTGAAAAAGGAAGCGGTTCAGCGATAACAGCCGTCTCTCTTATCCTTGGTGTGTTTTTAGGTGCTACGTTCTGGTGGCTGTTACTTAGCTTTGGGGTTAGCATATTTCGTGCTAAAATTACCCCTCACCTCGGTCTTGTCAATAAACTTGCCGGCATTTTAATTCTGTTATTAGGTGTCCTTGCCTTTGTACGCTAAATCAGAAAAGCTCAAGAGCTGTCGTCTCTTGAGCTTTTTTCTTACCATGCAACATCGTTAACATTTGGCCACTCGTATATAAGAAGGCTCAGCTCCTTGCCACCTATCGTGATCGTTTCTGTTTTAATAAGCTGTGCGCCGTAATGCTCATAGAAGTAGCGCGTATGATTATCTTCAAGCACCTCTACAAATACTTGGTGAAAACCTACTCTCTGACATTGCTGAAGAAGTTCTTTTAGTAGTTTCTTTCCGATTCCTTGCCCTTGATGGGACTCTAATAAATAAATCGACGTCAAATCGCCGGCGTTCTCCACGTGGTTACGATCGCGCTTACCACATGAGCCAAATCCAATTACTTCACCACTCTCATTTGCGGCCACAAACGTATAATCGTCGTCTTTACTCAAATTGTTTTCCCATAGCGATGTACGCTGATCATATGACAAGCGGTCGAGGAATCCATCTGGAATAATTCCTTTGTACGTCGTGCGCCAGCTGTCAACGTGTACGTTGGCAATGCCTTTTGCATCGGTTTTCTCTGCTCTTCTAATTTGCATGTTCCTCCCCCTCCAGTCATGATCATAATTGAATACTCTGCAAATAAAATTCGCTATTAGGTAGCCGTCATCCTCTTTTGGCCCGAATAAGGTTGGAAATAGCATATGCTAGAGTTGCGGCTGCTACCATAATAATTAGCCCTATACTTGGTTGTGTACTGCCAAACACGACGTCAGAACGAACTGCCGTTACTTTTTGATTTGGTGTATACATCATTGTTTGAAGCATGCCAGATGCAAGTTGAAATCCGAACAACAAGAGAATAAATGTGACAATAAAGATCGCGTATCGCTTCATTTTGCTCCCACCCTTCTCTCTGTAATACGTTTTTTCCATAAAAAGGTTTCACCTTTTTACGAATAAGACCCTGTCACATAATCCTTTTCCATTCGCGCTATACTTCATAATAGATGAAAGGTCGATGAAATCTACTTTCCATGAGAGGTGTTCTCTGCGTTGACGTATACGATTAAAGAAATGACGAAAAAAACGGGCTTAACCGCTCCTACGCTTCGTTTTTACGAAAAAGAAGAAGTTCTTCCTTTTGTGCAGCGTGATGTGAATGGCAACCGTGTATATACGGATGAAACCATTAGCTGGATTCATTTTATTTTGGCACTCCGCTCAACAGGCATGCCGATTTCCGAGCTTAAGCGTTATGTAAAATTGTATAAGCAAGGAAACGTGACGATTCAAGAGCGCAGAAAAATGATGCTTGATCACAAACAAAAAGTAGAAGCAGATATGCGCCAAACCTATAAGCACCTTGAACAAATTAACTACAAGCTCGCATTATATGACGCAATTGAAAACAATTTACATAACAAAAAGATCCAAATTTAATGAAAAAAGATGCTCGACTCAGTCGGGCATCTTTTTTCATACGTCCATTGCACCTATCCCAATTTTCTTTAAAATCTCGATGAGCTGAAGCTTCTCTTCAGATGTCGCAAAGGAAAAGTTTTCGCTAATATACTCGACGTGTTTTGGGAAAAGATCATCAAATAGCTCTTTTCCCTTTTCCGTCAGTACGACAATGGAGCTTCTTCGATCATCAGGACTTGGCTGTCTTTCTACGTATCCAGTCTTTTCTAGCTTGTCTACGACATACGTAATGCTGCCACTTGGAATCGAAAATACGTCACTAATCTTTTGAATCGGATGACTTCCTTTGTTATATAAAAGCTCTAAAATCATAAATTGCTCAAACCGAATGCCTCGGTCTTGAATATCTTTTTGAATATTATCAAAGACGGTCTTAGAAGCACGGCTCCAAACCCGTAATAGTTTTAAATCAATTTGCTGCTCAGACATACTCATTATGTGTCCCCCTACAAACTTTCTCTCTACTAACCATACTCGAGTTCATGCCAGACATCAAGCTTATCCTTTATAGATCACTAGTTGTCGCACCCCATAAAGAAAGCTACCTGATCTCAGGTAGCTTGTTTTCTCATCTAGTCGTCCACTCATAATAAACAAATCGTACATCGTCACCATGAAGATGAAGCGTATCATCTTCTCCCACGTAGCGAAAGCTATTTTTCTCTAGTACCTTTTGTGAACCAATGTTCGTATGCGTCGTTTTCGCTTTAATCTCTTGAACTTCACTGTTTCGCAGCGCTTCTTGTAAAAGCATTCCCACTGAACGGCTAGCTACACCTTTCCCTGTATGAGCTTCACCGATTCGGTAGCCAAGATGAGCAGAGCCATCGTGTAGATCGGTCAAGTTAATGCGCCCTAAGATGTGCTCCTGCTCGTTTTTAATAAGGTAAAAGTACGACTTCCCCTGTCTCTGTTCCTCTAGTAATTCCTGTAGGCTTTCCCAAAAGTTTTTAAAGTAGTAATAATGATCGCCTCGACCTGGAATCATTTTTTCGAAATAGGCCCGGTTGCTCAGCTCAAAAGCAAATAAGTTATCAGCATCTGACACGCGTAACGGATTTAACGAAAGGTTCATTTACTTCACCTCGTTTATTTTTTCACAGTGACATTGGGCTTTCCCACACGGTAGTAAAATCATCTGCGCGTAGGCGAATACGGCAATCTTTGTCTAAAAAGAACGATAAAACCGCTGGTACTCGCTCTTTAAAATACGTATATTCATGTTTTCCACCTTCAATGATGTCAAACGTCACGTTTTCGACTTTATTTTGCAAACGCGCATAAATAGCTTGGTTACTCTCTAAGAAGAATTGATGCTGCGCTGCGTTCTCTCCTTCAAGCGTTCCGCAGTCTAAGTACACCTTTTCAAGAGCAGACAAGTCCGATGATAGAATCAGCTGTTCAAGTGACTCCAACTGATCCAAATATGCTGACACGCATGCTACCTTCTGAAACACGTGCGGATATCGGCAAGCAGCATATAAAGAAAGCAGACCACCTAGAGAAATACCCGCCATAGAGGTTTGGTCTGGAATCGTACGATATACTTGATCGATAAACGGCTTTAGCTTATCGACGATAAAATCAATATAAGCTTCTCCTTTTCCCCCATCAGTTTCGCCTGAATTATCCCACGGGCTATATTCAGTTCCTCTCTGCTCTGAGGACAAATTTGCATGAATAGCCACGACAATTGCTTCTGTGCCAGAAAGCTCCAAAAATTCGCGAAGTCCAAGTGATCGACCTCCTACCGCATCCGAATCCTCAAACACATTTTGTCCATCGTGCATATAAAGAACAGGATATGATTTATCTTCGTCATGATAGCGACGAGGTAAATAGACGGTAACATCTCTCTCTTGCTCAAATGGTTTTATATACATGCTGAATGTTTGTAACATAGTGTAGCTCCCCTTTGTTTGTAATAATGCGTTCACTGCTTAACGAAGAACGGGTGTAGCCTTTCCTTCCTTCCAATCGATAATAAATGGTTTTTGTCTAGTTGTTAGATTGAACGGCAGGTTATCTCTTGAAAAAAATCGATGCTCCTTCGTTTCCATCCCTTCTTGTCGAAGCTCCCCTGAATACGAAGCGGTTTTAAAAATGACTTGAACACTAAAGACGCGATCCCGATTTGGATATTCAAAAACGTTTTGCTCGCCTGAATATAGGCCGAATAGCTCTAAATGATTGACGATCAGATCCGTTTCCTCAAAGACCTCACGACTCGCAGCCTCTGCAAACGTTTCGCCAATCTCCATTAACCCCCCAGGTATGCACCACGTGTCGTCATCCGTTCGGTGCTGTAATAAAATTTGTCCATTATGTTCAATAATAACGCCACATCCAACGGTCATAAGCGTTTCATGTCCAATAAATCGGCGCATTGTTTCAATATAATTCACCAAACTGGTTTCCCCTTTTAAAAAAAAGAATTCTATATGTGAAAACATACATGCTATAATTAGTTTACACCTTACATATATTAGGTGACCACTACTTTTTCAGAATATTTCATATTTAGTAGATATGGAGGACATATAATTCATGCATAGCAAAAGTCTTTTTAACGGTCAATCTATTAAACTAGCAGCTCCGCGTGTAGAAGATGTGGATACGATGCTTACTTGGGGACAAGATTCTGATTATCTACGAAATCTTGATACGGATATCGCTTTTCCCTACTCACAAGAGCAGCTTGAGCTTGAGGGCGAACCACGCTCCAACGAAGCTTATTTTCGAATTCGAACTATTGAAGACGATGAACTAATCGGATTTGTCGTCATTCATAAAATCGAATGGAA includes:
- a CDS encoding LysE family translocator — translated: MLLLKSFILGFSVSAPVGPIGLLCIQRTLSRGKTAGFLTGLGASTANVLYASVAAFGFSVISAFLLEQEFYLKLLGAIFLFYLGIKTFLKKPADHAANLQGERLLTMYLSTFLLMITNPTTILNFVAMFAGLGFEKGSGSAITAVSLILGVFLGATFWWLLLSFGVSIFRAKITPHLGLVNKLAGILILLLGVLAFVR
- a CDS encoding GNAT family N-acetyltransferase; amino-acid sequence: MQIRRAEKTDAKGIANVHVDSWRTTYKGIIPDGFLDRLSYDQRTSLWENNLSKDDDYTFVAANESGEVIGFGSCGKRDRNHVENAGDLTSIYLLESHQGQGIGKKLLKELLQQCQRVGFHQVFVEVLEDNHTRYFYEHYGAQLIKTETITIGGKELSLLIYEWPNVNDVAW
- a CDS encoding MerR family transcriptional regulator; the encoded protein is MTYTIKEMTKKTGLTAPTLRFYEKEEVLPFVQRDVNGNRVYTDETISWIHFILALRSTGMPISELKRYVKLYKQGNVTIQERRKMMLDHKQKVEADMRQTYKHLEQINYKLALYDAIENNLHNKKIQI
- a CDS encoding MarR family winged helix-turn-helix transcriptional regulator, which encodes MSMSEQQIDLKLLRVWSRASKTVFDNIQKDIQDRGIRFEQFMILELLYNKGSHPIQKISDVFSIPSGSITYVVDKLEKTGYVERQPSPDDRRSSIVVLTEKGKELFDDLFPKHVEYISENFSFATSEEKLQLIEILKKIGIGAMDV
- a CDS encoding GNAT family N-acetyltransferase, translating into MNLSLNPLRVSDADNLFAFELSNRAYFEKMIPGRGDHYYYFKNFWESLQELLEEQRQGKSYFYLIKNEQEHILGRINLTDLHDGSAHLGYRIGEAHTGKGVASRSVGMLLQEALRNSEVQEIKAKTTHTNIGSQKVLEKNSFRYVGEDDTLHLHGDDVRFVYYEWTTR
- a CDS encoding alpha/beta hydrolase — protein: MLQTFSMYIKPFEQERDVTVYLPRRYHDEDKSYPVLYMHDGQNVFEDSDAVGGRSLGLREFLELSGTEAIVVAIHANLSSEQRGTEYSPWDNSGETDGGKGEAYIDFIVDKLKPFIDQVYRTIPDQTSMAGISLGGLLSLYAACRYPHVFQKVACVSAYLDQLESLEQLILSSDLSALEKVYLDCGTLEGENAAQHQFFLESNQAIYARLQNKVENVTFDIIEGGKHEYTYFKERVPAVLSFFLDKDCRIRLRADDFTTVWESPMSL
- a CDS encoding NUDIX hydrolase — protein: MNYIETMRRFIGHETLMTVGCGVIIEHNGQILLQHRTDDDTWCIPGGLMEIGETFAEAASREVFEETDLIVNHLELFGLYSGEQNVFEYPNRDRVFSVQVIFKTASYSGELRQEGMETKEHRFFSRDNLPFNLTTRQKPFIIDWKEGKATPVLR